From the genome of Aspergillus fumigatus Af293 chromosome 1, whole genome shotgun sequence, one region includes:
- a CDS encoding LMBR1 domain-containing protein has protein sequence MFIFSAAPVPVGSSIFFALALLAISVSVLLLLRRFLTLRATPAYLSVPVFLALALPASVVLLVPIDLASSSRDGGGPKAIWLPDRLILVAWRITYWLIFVLTWAILPLLGEYIDSGYRDTKSRILYSLRSNARYQLIVLCCAFVGLIYISIQNGFRFASIKALVMALAYVWGLVLAIYAMGHGLVSIPRTLFRNANVSGRLRRVQAHAPRLHDRLMDAINDLESLESQVTQLQQRKTGTARDFQDWIEELAETSSPIESRSAILEPSNAQGTVPPVITERYMADLTRRLQRARHQKARFVDEWDRLVLLAADLQAIIDSSASRKLDFGQSPRRSTSLPHIKFLTPYMRYHLYVNIIPSLRLVLGALCAIASACIIWSELVKSLAPRLSVVTLSIVSYHKDPKPVDFGRQLAASAWLLYMCAAALGGVNDAKVWGNRALVRRNTYGESACWYASLVARLTVPIAYNFLTFLPLSVRQNTIFYHFLGRLIDLTPLGKGFDYFFPVFILLPVFATLFNLYGRIKNVCGLGLIEEDDNELESNPSGYGLGGWREGRELIDRELNGLGSLAPSSRIGQSTWRSSRNTDTSGLRSSRTPRADSARPTRPPRGPPASSAVLQDEAYEENFFQSFAHRVRNTFETATKPHWIQGEPFRLPRWMSNDRAQGSNGLTRLFGGRPADGGVRL, from the exons ATGTTCATATTCTCCGCAGCTCCAGTCCCGGTCGGGTCCAGTATTTTCTTTGCACTGGCCCTGCTCGCCATCTCCGTTTCGGTGTTATTGCTGCTTCGACGTTTCCTTACCCTGCGAGCCACTCCGGCATACCTCTCTGTCCCCGTCTTCCTGGCTCTTGCGCTTCCCGCCAGCGTAGTACTTCTAGTCCCGATTGATCTTGCGTCAAGTTCTCGTGACGGAGGCGGACCAAAGGCGATATGGCTTCCGGATCGTTTAATCCTGGTAGCATGGCGGATCACCTATTGGCTAATTTTCGTCCTGACCTG GGCTATCCTCCCGCTGCTAGGAGAATATATCGATTCGGGCTATCGTGATACCAAAAGCCGCATTCTGTATTCGCTGCGCTCGAACGCTCGCTACCAGCTGATCGTTTTGTGCTGTGCGTTTGTCGGTTTGATCTACATTTCCATTCAGAATGGCTTCCGGTTCGCGTCGATCAAGGCGCTCGTCATGGCCTTGGCCTATGTATGGGGTCTTGTACTTGCAATTTATGCGATGGGTCATGGCCTGGTTTCCATACCTCGTACGCTATTCCGCAACGCCAACGTCAGTGGCAGGCTACGCAGAGTCCAGGCCCATGCACCTCGACTGCACGACCGACTTATGGATGCCATCAATGATCTCGAGAGTCTCGAGTCACAAGTCACTCAGTTGCAGCAGCGGAAAACTGGAACCGCTCGAGATTTTCAGGATTGGATTGAAGAATTGGCAGAGACATCCAGCCCCATTGAGTCACGATCTGCTATTCTGGAACCCTCCAATGCGCAAGGCACCGTTCCTCCGGTCATCACAGAACGCTACATGGCCGATCTGACCCGACGCCTACAGCGCGCTCGTCACCAGAAGGCCCGCTTTGTCGATGAATGGGATCGTCTGGTTCTGCTCGCGGCCGACTTGCAAGCAATTATCGACTCTTCCGCATCTCGAAAACTGGACTTTGGCCAATCGCCCCGGCGTTCGACTTCTTTGCCACACATCAAATTTTTGACCCCCTACATGCGGTATCACCTGTATGTCAACATCATTCCCAGTCTGCGGCTCGTTCTGGGTGCGCTTTGTGCCATCGCGTCCGCCTGTATCATCTGGTCTGAATTGGTCAAATCCTTGGCTCCTCGCTTGTCCGTCGTGACACTCTCCATCGTCTCGTATCATAAAGATCCAAAACCGGTGGATTTTGGAAGGCAGCTGGCCGCTTCCGCCTGGTTGCTGTACATGTGCGCTGCTGCTCTGGGGGGTGTCAATGATGCCAAGGTCTGGGGCAATCGTGCCCTAGTTCGCCGAAACACTTACGGGGAGAGCGCGTGTTGGTACGCTAGCCTAGTCGCCAGGCTTACCGTTCCAATTGCTTACAACTTCCTGACGTTCCTGCCGCTGAGTGTACGACAAAACACCATCTTCTATCATTTCCTCGGTCGGCTCATTGATCTCACGCCACTAGGAAAAGGATTTGATTATTTCTTTCCGGTCTTTATCCTACTACCCGTCTTTGCCACTCTCTTCAACCTCTACGGGAGGATCAAGAATGTATGCGGCTTAGGTCtgattgaagaggatgacaatGAGTTGGAGAGTAACCCCAGCGGCTATGGGCTAGGCGGTTGGAGAGAAGGGCGCGAACTCATTGATCGAGAACTGAACGGTCTCGGATCTTTAGCGCCGTCCTCCCGAATTGGGCAATCGACCTGGCGGTCGAGCCGTAACACCGATACTTCAGGATTAAGATCCTCCAGAACACCTCGGGCCGACAGTGCTCGACCAACTCGGCCCCCCAGGGGTCCTCCCGCATCCTCGGCCGTCTTACAAGACGAGGCGTATGAGGAGAATTTCTTCCAGTCTTTTGCGCATCGGGTCAGAAATACCTTTGAAACTGCAACCAAGCCCCATTGGATTCAGGGCGAACCGTTCCGCCTTCCGAGATGGATGAGCAATGATAGAGCCCAAGGAAGTAATGGTCTCACAAGATTGTTTGGCGGGCGCCCAGCTGACGGTGGGGTGAGACTTTAG
- a CDS encoding AP-1 complex subunit gamma encodes MTSLKQFIRNVRSAKTIADERAVIQKESAAIRASFREESHDSGVRRNNVAKLLYLFTLGERTHFGQIECLKLLASHRFADKRLGYLGTMLLLDENQEVLTLVTNSLKNDLNHSNQYIVGLALCALGNIASVEMSRDLFTEVESLLSTANPYIRRKAALCAMRICRKVPDLQEHFLEKAKALLSDRNHGVLLCGLTLVIDMCEAEEAEEGQEGVIEMFRPLAPGLVRALKGLTTSGYAPEHDVSGITDPFLQVKILRLLKVLGRGDAATSELINDILAQVATNTDSTKNVGNAILYEAVLTILDIEADSGLRVLGVNILGKFLSNKDNNIRYVALNTLNKVVAIEPNAVQRHRNTILECLRDPDISIRRRALDLSFMLINESNVRVLVRELLAFLEVADNEFKPAMTTQIGIAADRYAPNKRWHVDTILRVLKLAGAYVKEQILSSFVRLIATTPELQTYCVQKLYTSLKEDISQEGLTLAATWVIGEYGDSLLRGGQYEEEELVKEVKESDIVDLFNNILNSTYATQTVVEYITTASMKLTVRMTDPAQIERLRRFLNSRTADLSVEIQQRAVEYTNLFGYDQIRRGVLERMPPPEIREEQRVLGAPSKKRQSKLLKDKSKKPAKQAEQDLLVDLMGGADVPATNPAANGSQNTADLLADILGGDSGISSPAPQAAHAPAQSVNTSAIMDLFGSNGATPSPRPAEPASASVDILGGLGSAPSPAPSPSAAAVHTAYNKNDLTLTLQVQRAGHGNAQIQARFRNVSDFSQFSHVGLQAAVPKSQRLQLSAINKSELSAGDEGVQMLKIAAISGALPPRLRLRLRITYSKDGSESVTDQVDWSEP; translated from the exons ATGACATCCC TTAAACAATTCATTCGGAATGTCCGATCGGCCAAGACGATTGCCGATGAACGAGCAGTGATCCAAAAAGAAAGTGCCGCTATTCGTGCGTCGTTCAGAGAAGAGAGCCATGATTCGGGAGTCCG GAGAAACAATGTCGCCAAACTACTCTATCTTTTCACTCTTGGGGAACGAACACACTTTGGTCAGATTGAATGCCTGAAGCTGTTGGCGTCCCACCGATTCGCCGACAAGCGGCTGGGGTACCTGGGTACCATGCTGCTCCTGGATGAGAATCAGGAAGTGTTGACGTTGGTGACCAACTCATTGAAGAA TGATCTCAACCATTCCAACCAGTATATCGTCGGTCTGGCGCTATGTGCCCTGGGTAACATTGCTTCCGTCGAAATGTCTCGAGATCTGTTCACCGAAGTCGAGTCCCTCCTCTCCACAGCCAATCCCTACATTCGGCGGAAGGCAGCATTATGTGCCATGCGTATCTGCCGTAAGGTGCCAGACTTGCAAGAACATTTCCTGGAGAAAGCCAAGGCCTTGCTGTCGGATCGAAACCACGGTGTGCTGTTGTGCGGGTTGACCTTGGTAATAGACATGTGCGAGGCagaggaggccgaggaagggCAAGAGGGCGTGATTGAGATGTTCCGGCCCTTGGCCCCTGGTCTTGTGCGGGCCTTGAAAGGACTGACGACTTCCGGTTACGCTCCCGAGCATGATGTCTCCGGCATCACGGACCCGTTCCTTCAGGTCAAGATACTTCGCTTATTGAAAGTACTCGGAAGAGGAGATGCAGCAACCAGCGAGTTGATCAACGACATTTTGGCCCAGGTGGCTACCAACACCGATTCTACCAAGAACGTGGGAAATGCTATCCTTTACGAGGCCGTCCTCACTATTCTTGATATTGAGGCGGATTCTGGTTTGCGGGTTTTGGGTGTCAATATTCTGGGAAAATTCCTCTCCAACAAAGATAACAACATTCGTTACGTTGCACTCAATACCCTGAATAAGGTGGTAGCGATCGAGCCGAATGCTGTTCAGAGACACCGCAATACCATCCTGGAATGTCTCCGGGACCCGGATATCAGCATCAGGCGACGAGCCCTCGACCTGAGCTTCATGCTGATCAATGAGTCGAACGTGCGTGTCCTCGTCCGGGAATTGCTCGCCTTCTTAGAGGTTGCCGACAACGAGTTCAAACCAGCCATGACAACCCAGATTGGTATCGCTGCTGACCGCTACGCCCCCAACAAGCGCTGGCATGTCGACACCATTCTTCGCGTCCTCAAGCTGGCCGGTGCGTACGTCAAGGAACAAATCCTGTCGTCGTTTGTGCGCTTGATCGCCACTACTCCGGAACTGCAGACGTACTGCGTGCAAAAGCTCTACACATCCCTGAAAGAGGATATCTCTCAAGAGGGGTTGACGCTTGCGGCAACCTGGGTCATTGGTGAATATGGTGACAGCTTGCTCCGTGGTGGTCAAtatgaggaggaggaactcgtcaaggaggtcaaggaAAGCGACATTGTTGACCTCTTCAACAATATTCTCAACAGCACATACGCGACGCAGACCGTCGTCGAGTATATTACGACGGCATCGATGAAGCTCACGGTACGCATGACAGATCCTGCGCAGATAGAGCGTCTCCGGCGCTTCCTCAACAGCCGGACCGCCGATCTGAGCGTGGAGATTCAACAGCGCGCGGTCGAATATACCAACCTCTTCGGTTACGATCAAATCCGCAGAGGTGTGCTGGAACGGATGCCACCTCCCGAGATTCGCGAGGAACAGAGGGTCCTTGGCGCTCCCAGCAAGAAGCGCCAGAGTAAGCTGCTCAAAGACAAGTCGAAGAAGCCTGCCAAACAGGCCGAGCAGGAcctgctcgtcgatctcATGGGCGGCGCCGATGTTCCGGCAACGAACCCGGCGGCCAATGGATCTCAGAACACGGCAGACCTACTTGCGGACATCCTCGGTGGAGACTCTGGCATCTCTTCGCCCGCCCCGCAAGCTGCACACGCACCTGCCCAATCAGTCAACACGAGCGCCATCATGGACCTGTTCGGCTCAAACGGAGCAACCCCCTCACCACGCCCAGCGGAGCCGGCATCCGCATCTGTGGATATCCTTGGAGGACTGGGATCCGCGCCATCCCCAGCACCATCCCCATCGGCCGCAGCGGTCCATACAGCGTACAACAAGAACGATCTTACTCTTACTTTGCAGGTACAGCGAGCTGGTCATGGGAATGCACAGATCCAGGCCCGTTTCCGCAACGTCTCCGACTTTAGTCAATTCTCCCATGTCGGCTTACAAGCCGCGGTGCCCAAAAGTCAACGGCTTCAACTCAGCGCGATCAACAAATCTGAGCTTTCTGCAGGAGACGAAGGCGTGCAGATGCTAAAGATTGCAGCCATCAGTGGT GCACTCCCACCCAGGCTCCGCCTTCGTCTTCGTATTACATACTCAAAAGACGGGTCAGAATCGGTGACGGATCAAGTCGACTGGTCCGAGCCTTGA
- a CDS encoding putative nucleotide-sugar transporter: MATRAVVPVLVTMMLVTGVCNTILNKFQDMQCVRNCDSPDPKYRQTFEQPVVQTVQMFVGEMGCWLVIWASHIYQSFIYPRLSPNSSPLLAGGYNPVHPDDIGDEEDHTIDGPDASNHTLKRTDAEGRPYLSGRRILLLAAPACCDIAGTTLMNVGLLFVAASIYQMTRGALVLFVGLFSVLFLRRKLFLYQWIALFVVVLGVALVGLAGALFGQGHGHDMSRDDTLAIATRAVMEAREIAKTPEALKAVIGVLLIAAAQVFTASQFVLEEWILENYAMDPLQVVGWEGIFGFSITVIASIILYLTVGRTEAGRYGYFDAKEGWRQVFSNKYIAMASILIMISIGGFNFFGLSVTRTVSATSRSTIDTCRTLFIWLVSLALGWETFKWLQVLGFALLVYGTFLFNDIIRPPLKACLPRDRQERQILLPEEPIEHI; this comes from the exons ATGGCTACTAGGGCTGTGGTACCGGTTCTGGTCACGATGATGCTCGTGACCGGGGTCTGCAATACAATCCTCAATAAGTTTCAG GATATGCAATGTGTACGGAACTGCGACTCTCCAGACCCTAAATATCGGCAAACATTCGAGCAGCCGGTCGTCCAGAC TGTTCAGATGTTCGTCGGAGAAATGGGCTGTTGGCTCGTGATATGGGCCTCTCATATTTACCAATCGTTCATATATCCGCGTCTGTCGCCCAATTCTTCGCCTCTCCTTGCAGGCGGGTATAACCCCGTCCACCCCGATGACATaggcgatgaggaggacCATACGATTGACGGTCCTGATGCATCTAACCATACTCTCAAGCGTACCGATGCTGAGGGTCGGCCGTACCTCAGTGGACGTCGGatcctccttctcgctgCGCCGGCATGCTGCGATATCGCGGGGACGACTCTGATGAACGTCGGTCTGCTCTTCGTCGCGGCTAGCATCTACCAAATGACTCGTGGAGCATTGGTTCTTTTTGTCGGTTTGTTCAGCGTCCTGTTTCTTCGTCGGAAGCTGTTCCTATACCAGTGGATTGCACTGTTCGTGGTGGTTCTTGGTGTCGCCTTGGTAGGACTTGCCGGTGCACTCTTCGGCCAGGGCCATGGCCATGACATGTCACGGGACGATACTCTTGCAATTGCCACTCGGGCTGTGATGGAAGCTCGGGAGATAGCGAAGACTCCTGAAGCGCTCAAGGCTGTCATTGGTGTGCTCTTGATTGCAGCGGCACAGGTCTTCACGGCCTCTCAGTTCGTGCTGGAAGAGTGGATTCTCGAGAACTACGCGATGGATCCTCTTCAGGTCGTTGGTTGGGAAGGcatcttcggcttctccatCACTGTCATTGCTTCCATCATTCTGTACCTTACTGTAGGACGGACGGAAGCCGGTCGCTACGGCTATTTCGATGCCAAAGAAGGCTGGCGACAAGTCTTCTCTAACAAGTACattgccatggccagcatTCTTATTATGATTAGCATTGG AGGCTTCAACTTCTTTGGCCTTTCAGTCACCCGAACTGTATCTGCCACCTCCCGTAGCACAATCGACACCTGCCGGACACTCTTCATCTGGCTTGTTTCGCTCGCCCTCGGCTGGGAAACATTCAAGTGGCTGCAAGTCCTGGGCTTTGCGCTTCTCGTCTACGGGACCTTCTTGTTCAACGACATCATCCGTCCCCCTCTCAAAGCATGTCTTCCCCGTGACAGGCAGGAGAGGCAGATTCTGCTGCCTGAGGAGCCCATTGAGCACATATAG
- a CDS encoding putative sterol o-acyltransferase (APE2), with protein MSTAVLPRNGNELPRARGLKKAEDSITAPALDRISSADSSGRSTPVADDAPPSAHSISSARKQARARSRLFYTINYIPRVSHFDPRSDHHNFRGFFTLFWIALFIMVVTTVLRNIKDTGYPLRVRVWGLLSANVWELGLSDLAMVVSSGLVVPLHHLFRSNGLLRWGRAGMIVQSLFEAVWLVLWINWPFMMHWTWTAQVFLTLHTLVFLMKMHSYAFYNGHLSETQRRLASLDKPGLVSVDTAVRYPDPAPSGHPTHQHSNHARSKSVEEVREDLASELTSPLGCVTYPQNLSLTNYIDYIFCPTLCYELEYPRNKNRQWTELAAKALAVFGCIFLLTLTSEEFIVPVLSEASAQLPLVHGAPDKALILAETISMLLFPFMITFLLVFLVIFEYVLGAFAEITRFADRQFYSDWWNSSDWLEFSREWNIPVHHFLRRHVYFPSLSYFSQPVAMFITFLVSSVFHELVMSCITKKLRGYGFLAMMLQMPIVAVQRSRFLRGKRTLNNVFFWLSMITGLSMMCALYVLV; from the exons ATGTCCACTGCCGTCTTACCGCGCAATGGCAATGAGTTGCCGCGAGCACGAGGTCTGAAAAAGGCCGAGGATAGTATTACAGCACCCGCTCTAGATAGAATTTCATCTGCCGATTCAAG TGGTCGCTCAACCCCCGTCGCCGATGATGCGCCCCCGTCAGCGCATTCGATATCCAGCGCCAGGAAACAGGCGCGAGCTCGGAGTCGCCTGTTCTATACCATCAATTATATCCCTCGCGTATCGCATTTTGACCCCAGAAGCGACCATCACAATTTTCGCGGCTTCTTCACACTGTTCTGGATTGCGCTGTTTATCATGGTGGTTACGACTGTGCTGCGGAATATCAAGGATACTGGTTACCCGTTGAGAGTGAGAGTGTGGGGCCTGTTGTCGGCGAACGTGTGGGAGTTGGGTCTCAGCGACCTCGCGATGGTTGTCAGCAGTGGTCTTGTCGTGCCGCTGCATCATCTCTTTAGGAGCAATGGCTTGCTCCGGTGGGGCCGAGCTGGTATGATTGTGCAGAGTCTCTTCGAAGCAGTATGGCTTGTGCTGTGGATCAA CTGGCCTTTCATGATGCACTGGACCTGGACAGCCCAGGTTTTCCTGACTTTGCATACGCTTGTCTTCCTGATGAAGATGCACTCATACGCGTTCTACAATGGACATCTGAGCGAAACGCAGCGTCGACTGGCTTCACTAGACAAACCTGGCTTGGTCTCAGTCGATACAGCGGTGCGATACCCAGACCCGGCACCGAGCGGACACCCGACACACCAGCACAGCAATCATGCGCGCTCTAAATCGGTCGAGGAAGTGCGCGAGGATCTGGCGTCTGAATTGACTTCGCCCCTGGGATGTGTGACCTACCCACAGAACCTCTCTCTCACCAACTACATCGACTACATCTTCTGCCCCACGCTCTGCTATGAGCTGGAGTACCCCCGGAACAAAAATAGACAATGGACCGAATTGGCCGCCAAAGCTCTGGCGGTCTTCggctgcatcttcctcctaACGCTGACGAGCGAGGAGTTCATTGTGCCTGTCCTCAGCGAGGCTAGTGCCCAACTACCCCTGGTCCACGGCGCCCCAGACAAGGCACTGATTCTGGCTGAGACCATCAGCATGCTCCTGTTCCCATTTATGATAACATTCCTACTAGTCTTCCTGGTTATCTTCGAGTACGTGCTCGGCGCGTTTGCAGAGATCACCCGCTTCGCCGACCGCCAGTTCTACTCGGACTGGTGGAACTCCTCCGACTG GCTCGAATTCTCCCGCGAATGGAACATCCCCGTGCACCACTTCCTCCGCCGGCACGTCTACTTTCCTTCGCTCTCATACTTCTCCCAGCCCGTAGCCATGTTCATCACGTTCCTCGTGAGCTCCGTCTTCCACGAGCTCGTCATGAGCTGCATCACCAAGAAGCTGCGCGGGTACGGCTTCCTAGCCATGATGCTCCAGATGCCCATCGTCGCCGTCCAACGGTCGCGATTCCTCCGCGGCAAGAGGACCCTCAAT AAcgtcttcttctggctttcTATGATAACAGGGCTGTCTATG ATGTGTGCTCTGTATGTCCTGGTGTGA